The proteins below come from a single Ictalurus furcatus strain D&B chromosome 15, Billie_1.0, whole genome shotgun sequence genomic window:
- the srm gene encoding spermidine synthase isoform X3, whose protein sequence is MTSHDVCRLKSVGNLRKTYGNVLVLDGVIQCTERDEFSYQEMIANLPLCCHPCPKKVLIIGGGDGGVLREVVKHPMVESVVQCEIDEDVINVSKKYLPGMAKGFFSPKLTLNVGDGFEFMKKNQDAFDVIITDSSDPVGPAESLFKESYYQLMKTALREGGILCCQGECQWLHLELIKEMRIFCKSLFPVVDYAYCTIPTYPSGQIGFMLCSKNSDTNFREPVRELTRDEIESMDLKYYNPEIHRAAFILPEFARKVLSEV, encoded by the exons atgacgtcacatgacgtgtgtCGTCTCAAATCGGTGggaaatctgcg TAAGACTTATGGCAACGTCCTGGTGTTGGATGGCGTGATCCAGTGCACGGAACGAGATGAATTTTCCTACCAAGAAATGATCGCCAACCTCCCGCTGTGCTGCCACCCTTGCCCTAAGAAG GTTCTGATCATCGGCGGAGGAGACGGCGGGGTGCTGAGGGAAGTGGTGAAGCATCCGATGGTCGAGTCTGTAGTTCAGTGTGAGATTGATGAG GATGTCATTAACGTTTCGAAGAAGTACCTCCCTGGAATGGCGAAGGGGTTTTTTAGCCCCAAGCTGACTCTGAATGTAGGAGACGGTTTCGAGTTCATGAAGAAGAATCAGGATGCTTTCGACGTCATCATTACGGACTCCTCAGACCCTGTTG GCCCAGCAGAAAGCCTGTTCAAAGAATCCTACTACCAGCTCATGAAAACGGCGCTGCGTGAGGGTGGAATTCTTTGCTGTCAAG GAGAGTGTCAGTGGCTTCACTTGGAGCTGATCAAAGAAATGCGCATCTTCTGCAAGTCTCTGTTCCCTGTAGTGGACTACGCTTACTGCACCATCCCTACGTACCCGAGCGGCCAGATCGGCTTCATGCTCTGCAGTAAAAACTCG GACACGAATTTCCGTGAGCCAGTACGGGAGTTGACGAGGGACGAGATCGAGAGCATGGACCTCAAATATTACAACCCTGAAATCCACCGAGCTGCTTTTATTCTACCTGAATTTGCCAGAAAG GTCCTAAGTGAAGTGTAA
- the srm gene encoding spermidine synthase isoform X2 produces the protein MSPVCVLQAPSTMLAYSTLLYCISPVVCSKTYGNVLVLDGVIQCTERDEFSYQEMIANLPLCCHPCPKKVLIIGGGDGGVLREVVKHPMVESVVQCEIDEDVINVSKKYLPGMAKGFFSPKLTLNVGDGFEFMKKNQDAFDVIITDSSDPVGPAESLFKESYYQLMKTALREGGILCCQGECQWLHLELIKEMRIFCKSLFPVVDYAYCTIPTYPSGQIGFMLCSKNSDTNFREPVRELTRDEIESMDLKYYNPEIHRAAFILPEFARKVLSEV, from the exons ATGTCTccagtgtgtgtattacaggCACCATCAACCATGCTCGCTTACTCTACTCTACTTTACTGTATTTCTCCGGTTGTCTGCAGTAAGACTTATGGCAACGTCCTGGTGTTGGATGGCGTGATCCAGTGCACGGAACGAGATGAATTTTCCTACCAAGAAATGATCGCCAACCTCCCGCTGTGCTGCCACCCTTGCCCTAAGAAG GTTCTGATCATCGGCGGAGGAGACGGCGGGGTGCTGAGGGAAGTGGTGAAGCATCCGATGGTCGAGTCTGTAGTTCAGTGTGAGATTGATGAG GATGTCATTAACGTTTCGAAGAAGTACCTCCCTGGAATGGCGAAGGGGTTTTTTAGCCCCAAGCTGACTCTGAATGTAGGAGACGGTTTCGAGTTCATGAAGAAGAATCAGGATGCTTTCGACGTCATCATTACGGACTCCTCAGACCCTGTTG GCCCAGCAGAAAGCCTGTTCAAAGAATCCTACTACCAGCTCATGAAAACGGCGCTGCGTGAGGGTGGAATTCTTTGCTGTCAAG GAGAGTGTCAGTGGCTTCACTTGGAGCTGATCAAAGAAATGCGCATCTTCTGCAAGTCTCTGTTCCCTGTAGTGGACTACGCTTACTGCACCATCCCTACGTACCCGAGCGGCCAGATCGGCTTCATGCTCTGCAGTAAAAACTCG GACACGAATTTCCGTGAGCCAGTACGGGAGTTGACGAGGGACGAGATCGAGAGCATGGACCTCAAATATTACAACCCTGAAATCCACCGAGCTGCTTTTATTCTACCTGAATTTGCCAGAAAG GTCCTAAGTGAAGTGTAA
- the sst7 gene encoding cortistatin, whose translation MQLLASLVSLLLVLYSVRAAVVLPAEERSPAHTREPSKERKEMILKMVSSLLDGVDNNMLAGDLVPLEEEEPIDSRLEERAVYNRLAQLPQRDRKAPCKNFFWKTFTSC comes from the exons ATGCAGCTTTTAGCCAGCTTGGTGTCTCTGCTGCTGGTGCTGTACAGTGTGAGAGCAGCGGTCGTGCTTCCAGCGGAGGAAAGGAGTCCCGCACACACCAGG GAACCGAGTAAGGAACGAAAGGAGATGATCCTCAAGATGGTCTCCAGTCTGCTGGACGGCGTGGACAACAACATGCTGGCCGGAGATCTCGTTCctctggaggaggaggaaccCATCGATTCTCGTCTGGAAGAGAGAGCCGTGTACAACCGGCTAGCGCAGCTGCCCCAGAGAGACCGCAAAGCCCCATGTAAGAATTTCTTCTGGAAGACGTTCACATCGTGCTAA